The DNA region TCCTATCTTTCGATGATGCTCCCCCTTTTCTGTTCAGTTTTGCATGAGGTTGTCTGTCCTTGAAGATTTTCTAAAAGATCATGTATCATGATGAATTGATTAGATTCCATATTTCCATGTGCCATAAATTGCATTCAGTGTTTTCTTATTCTTTATCAAATCCCTTTCCTGTTTCTTGCAACTAAAATATAAACGACAGTTAACAGCTCAATCTTATGGTCTTTGCTGACAAGTTCTTTACTTTTAAAGACAGCTACCATTCAAGTGTTAAAAAAAGCTGGGCGCCCTTCTGAACGACTGGTTAGCCACGAGAATTGCAAATATACGAAACCGAGAGAACACGAGTGTGTTCATGTCCAGGAGATTACTGAAGCTTCTGGAACTGAGGAGGCCGAGGCGGATGCTGAGTATGATAATGCTCTTAAGGAAGCTATTAAAGGTGTCCAAGATGCTGTCACAGCCATAAATGAACATCTAGAAGAAGTCAGATATGAAATTGAGGCCCTTGAAGCAGATTGATTCTCTGCATGTTCATTTATTTATACATTTGCTGACTTAGATTCACATTAAAAGCATAAACATATTTCCTTTGAAAGGATAGGTAAAGATGCACAGTGCTACAAGTATTGAGATGTATATAGATTCCCTAGAGTGGAGTTCATGAATTTTGTTCAGTTAATCATCAACAAATTCTATTAAAATGGTGAAAAATTCAGAAGTtccaattaaaagtttaaaatccATTGTAAAGAATAGTGGTGAGGCTCTAGATTCAAATCTCATTTGACCAAAAAGTAGCGGGTGGAAATTGATGACTATTTGAGACTGATATGTGGTTCTGATTTCTGAAGTTTACCTTAAATCAACCATATTTTAATCTAAGAAAGAGGAAAGCTATCagtaataatatatattcttttaaaagaaaataattaatactaaatatctgaccaaattgaattttaaaaatagatatttgTTTAAGATTAAGGGCAGCAAAAAAGTCACAACATAAACTGCTTGAAGCAATCCAACATTGATAAGTTCAATTTTCTCTTAAAAGTGTcattataaaagtatttttgaagTAATTAAACGAATGCATCCCAAATTCAATCTTAAGTAAGATATCCTTAATCCAAAGTCATAACCTATCTTTGCTGCATAACACACATCTACCGCAAACATTCGAATTTTATGGTCTACGCAAAACAAGTAAGCATGTAATGATCATGCTTTGGAGCCAAGACATGGGGAATTTTCTCACTAATTTTCCTCCCGCAATTTCTGCACTTATCATGTACTTATCATTAGAAAATCACTCTTAAAACTATGATCTACAATAATAAGTCTATAGAGTATTacctaataaaaaaatacaatacgcAGTACACAATCTTGTGTAGTTAACTCTCTCTTCGTGTGTACAAATGACTcattaaaaaattagtatatatCTATCAATAGTATGAAAATTCATGTGTACTTTTATCCATTTTTCCTTTGGCTGTtgtaaaaatattgacaaaatgtTCCAACTTTCTTCATCGAAGCACCCTGCCTAAGAACATTCCCACCATTCAGAACAAAATCATTGAAGACATTATCCTCTTTGGGGCTAGTTTTAGTCACCATTTTGTTCTTCCTTATTGATATTCCTACAATTCACTTGCTCCATATATTCTGCAGCCGTGCGCTCTGCATCAGAACACCAAGGATTTACACATAATTATATGAATTTGGATCCTCTCATTTTAAAAATGAACAAGACAAGTATCTTCACCATTGATTGTTCctcattttaatttcatttttctagAGCAATCAAATGAAAGGTAGAAATACAAAGATGACAGTGTCACATTAGAATATCCAAATCCTAATTATATAGACATTTCTGAATCAGTTTGCTTAACCACTTACCGCTGACTAATGCAGAGCAgatattttccttttttgttcTGGAAATGTCTATCATTATGTACTGTGGTTCTGCGCTCAGATGCTTCAGATGCGAACTGATTCTCATTTGCACAGTCAGTTGGTTTTGCTCCCGGTTGATGACGAGGTCAGATAACAGAAGATGTTCCTTCAGCACCTATCTTTCTCTCAATATCCTCTATCAAACGGTTCGCACTTGAGACATCATTTTCAGATGAACATTTATACTGTTGGAGTTCTCGAGGGTCGTTACAATTTTTCAACATATCAGAAAATGCTTGGGCCTTCTGAATTATAGAATTCCTTCTTGCACGCGCATCATCATTGTCTTTACTGTAAGTATTTGGCAAGTTGGTAGAATGGGGAATGGAAGACATCAAATTGCAAAGCTTTTGTGCCACTTCAGTCATACCCCGTTTCTTTAACTCCGCATTCAGTCTCTGAAAAGTAAGGTACTGAGGAACTATACCCCTTCGCATCATGTCCTCGAATTCAGCAAAAGCCTCTTCCAACTTATGCATTTTGCATAGCAAATGAACTAACATGGTACTTGTAGCCAAGTCCATGTCCAATCCTTTATGTCTCATTTCCTTACTAACTTGAACTGCCAAGTCTAACCTTTCCTCTTCACATAACATCTTCACCAAAAGATGGTATGTTAGCCGATCAGGCGTATAACCGGATTGAATGATCTTGGTATACAAGTTCATCCCTTCCTCAATCTTCCTGCATCTTGAGAAGTGTCTAAAGAAGTAGTTATAGGTGGTGGAGCTTGGAAGGAAACCCCTACTTATCATCATTTTAAGAATCTTACTAGCACCTACAAGGTCTCCTGCCTTACAAAACCCCTTCACCAGAGAATTATATGTCGATTCGGTAGGGCCAATTTCTAAAACATGAAATCGTTCCATCATCCCCAAGGCCTCTTTAAATCTCCCAGCTTCTCCTAATGCATCAATTATCGGATTATACACTATTGCATTTGGTGCAATTCCTTCTTTGATCATGTCATCAACCATCTCCAGCGCTCTTTCAATTCGACGCATCCGACAATACCCTTCGATAAGGGTACCATATGTCACAACAGTTGGTCTTACATTCTCCTTCTTCATCTCCTCCCAAAGTCTCTCAGCATGTTTGAGTTTCCTTGACCGAAACCATCCATTTAACACTATGTTATAAGCCCGAATGGAAGGAACCCAACCCTGGTTTATCTTCTTTCTTAGACATAAATACTCGTAAGCTGTCCTAACAGATCCTTCTTTGCAAAGTGAATCCAACAATATCTCAAATAAACTCAATTCTGACTCAGAATCTATGATTGAAGTGTGTTTTCTTGCAAACTCAAATGTACGAATTGCAGGTTGTACCATACctgaaagttttcatttttttaggttaAAATTAAACCATTTCTTTATACTTTTCTAAGAGTTAAAATTCTCAGTCCAAACTATCAACATCATTATCTTATTCTTTCATAGATTCAGATGGAAGCTTATGAAAACATAAAACTGAAAATATTCGGGTTTTTTAACCTGCACGTGCATAGCGTCGAATCATGATAGCGAAGGTGGAAACGGAAACCAAAGCTTCTGGCTCGTCCTTTCCATCATCGATGTAACGAAGAATCAGCGTCCAAGCCGAGTCAAATTCCCTGGACTTAGCGAGAGCATTGACCACAGCGTCTAACAGCTTCGAATTAGGTCTGAACCCGGGTTGCTTCTCGGCCCACAGGAATAGCGAGTGAAGCAGCTTGGGCGACGAACCGAAACGGTCAAACACGGCGAGCAGTAGCTCTGAAGCCGGTTGAATCCCGGAGCAGTCCAATTCTGCATGGAGAAGCGAGCCGGGAGAGACTGAAGTGTCGGCGAATATATCAGCAATTGCGGAGAAATCACGCGGCGAGAAATTCGATTGGGGTTGGGGTTCGGAGGATTGGGGTTTGGGATTGGGAGGGGGTTGAGGGAGTGGTAGGGTAGGCCATTTAATGAGGGGGTTTCCGCGAAGAGAGAGCCAGGAAGAAGAGAAGCGGTGGTGGTGATGAAGAAGGGAGAATGAGAATGTAGGAATGAGTTTTTGTTTGAGTGGGGAAAGTAAGAGAGATAGTGAGCGACGAAGAGGGTTGTGGGAGTGCATTTggtttggaaagaaattgaaaccGGGGAACGGAGCTGGCGAACGAGTGATGGAGGCGGGTCAAGTCAAATTCTGAAAGGAAGGAAGGGTTTCGTTTCTCCCACCCTCCCCGAAATAGAAGCTAGATTTCAGAAATTTCATGttagtataaataattatttcttctcttttcaATATATCCAGTCCTCCAAATCCCTAATCTTCTTTGTCCAGAATGACTCCAATCTCTTCCCTGGCGCTGCTGCTATGTCTTCTCTCTCCACCGTCGCTGTAGCTATGTGATGTCTCTCCAGCGAGGCTGCAACCTGTGATCTCATCGCCGATCTGCTCCCCTCCGGTATTATGCGACTCTCTCCGCCGCTGTTGTGCTCTCTGCTCATCCCGTCTCGGTCGCTTCCTCTGTACTCTCTCTCTCCGCGTGTCAGATCTCTTCACCGATCtcctcttttcttgttttgaactTTTCATTCTTGCTTGGTGATCAATGTTTGGTTGTTGAGGAAGCTTAGAAAAATAGAAATATGGAATGTTTGCATTTGCTGTGATCTGTCTTCTTTGCATTTGTAAAATATAAGTGACTAATTGACATTTTGGCAGTTCACGTGATTTCAGTTCACACTGCAATTGCTGTCCTATGCCGTTGTGCCAGGGATATTGCCTAATGCACTCCACAATTGGAAGCATTCTATGTGAAGTCTTGAAATCTGTACTTTGGAATTATTGCATTGTGTACTTTTGGTGAACAGAATAAGGAGAATATCTCGTCTCTGTTTGCTGCATTGGAAAGGTGATGTTGTGATGTTGCTAACTGTGATACTAAATGTTTTATTGTGTAACCTACTAGTAATAGAATCCGTCCTAGATTCAAATGTTTCAACTACACATATGACTCTTACGGCTTGACCTGGTCTACTCCCTTCACCTGTTGCAATTTTTCTATAATTTGAGAATTCTTTTGTAGGTTATGTTTACACAATTTGAGTAGATTAGGGTTTAATTGAACACAGTTGACAAAAATAATTAAGCCTTATTCCAGTGGATTAGGCAATGCTCTAGCATTCTATTAAAATAGAACATAGTTGAATGGCACAAAAGTTTGTGCTGGACGTTTTATCCTTTGGTCAACATTATATTGTGTTAAAGTTTTTAAGTTTAGCTATGTAAGTTTTGAAGTCTATTGAAGAATTGGACCCTGGTTAGGACTTTTGTGAATGCAAAGGTCAAGTGGGTTCGGGACTCATCTCTTGATAATGCAATCCTGAAAGAGAAAGATTTTAAACAGGTCGTTTCCTTCAAGAATGAAATAGTTTCATCTACTTCCAAATCCCTCTCCTTATATATACAATGCTTCTCTGTTGAAAGAACCCCTCAACCTTTCCACGACAACCACCAAATTTATAGACAAGTATCATTGTATTTTCATGCAATTCCAACCAGATCGTGGCTTCCCTTCACATGTTAAGCTCACACCTCATGCTTTATGTCTACACAAAGAAGAAATGGATATCCACAAATGTCTCATTAACCGTGTAGACATTGTTCATAGGATTGCAAGGCTTCTGATGCTTGCTGGTATGGGAAAATTGCCACTTTATGTAATTGAGAAGCTAAAATGGGATCTGGGTCTTCCTCATGATTATGTGAAGACTCTTTTGGCCGATTATCCTGATTATTTTGATGTTTGTAGCATCGAAGATCCATTATCCGGAAAAGAAATGCTTGCCTTAGAGCTTGTTTTTTGGAGAAAAGAGCTCTCTGTCTCTGACTTGGAGAAGAGGGCAATGAGCTTGGACTATTGTGGAGACAAAAGAAGACATGATATTGCATTTCCCATGTTTTTTCCAAAAGGTTTTGATCTTGAAAAGAGAGTGAAGACTTGGGTTGAGAATTGGCAAAAATTACCTTATATTTCCCCATACGAAGATGCATTTCATCTTGATCTAAGTAGTGACCTGGCAGAGAAGTGGATAGTGTCAATTTTGCATGAGTTGCTCTGTCTTCTAGTGTCAAAGAAGACAGAGAGAGGGAACTTGCTTTGTATGGAGAGTGTTTGGGGTTGGACTCAAGATTTAAGAAGGCTTTGGTTCATCACCCTGGCATATTTTACATTTCCAATAAGATTAGGACTCAGACATTGTCCTTAGGGAAGCTTATAGAAAGGATGTCTTGATTAGGAAGTATTCATTAATGGGTATGAGATTGAGGTACATTCACCTCATGACTAAGACTCAAACACCATAGACAAGTTGAGTTGAAGGATAATTCACAGATTGAAGCTTAGCTATTGAATCTAAAGTAGTCATTGATTGCAAATTTGCACTTCACTTGTGCTGTGATTGTAGCAAGAAAGTCAAATGCAGTTGGTGTAAGGATTGGCTGCTTTTGTATCCTACGATTATTGCAATTAAGTTTCTTGACAATTCAAGGCTTTCCTTTCAACACCCCATCAAGTACGAATGCAAAAGATGTATTCCTATGAAAGATGTTGCTTTCAAGTTCGAGTTCAGTTGTATAAACATAAAGTTTGAGGAACAAACTTTATGTCCTTAATATTTATACATTTTTCTAAATATGTAAATCTTGCAATTTTGCATTAGTTGACactaaggctgcgtttgtttacagagacaggacaTTGAGACAGGaacacagagacacaaaattgtgtTTTGGCAGAGGAAATATAAACAGAGACTATATTCAGagatactgaattagtgtattttgtatccaTTCTGATAGAAAGGATACGGAAAtactaacaagggacacaacttattttttattttttctttcattattctcgttaattttttataattatattttttattattatatttttcatctcaaattttttgaatgaaaaaaatgagaataaattggattttcataatttgttctaatttatcaccaaacagaatacaagaacacaaaattttgtgtctctgtcagTGTCTTGTCCTATCCTGTTCTCGAAAACAAATACAACCTAAATCTACACtatttttctaaatatttatgTCCTTAATATTCAATCTTAATTAAGATATCCTTAAATAAAGTCATAACCTATCTTTGCTACATAGCACACATCTACCGTAAACATTTTACGCAGAACAATTAAGCATGGAATGATCATGCTTTAGAGCTAAGACATGGGGAATTTTCTCATTAATTTTCCTCCCACGATTTCCGCACTAATCATGCTTTAGAGTATTACCTAATAAAAAATGCAGCACAATCTTGTGTAGTCAACTCTCCATTCGTACGTAAAATATATGCCTTTAATTGCactaaataatataatcataataATACTATTGAAGTAATTGCATTGCCATTGTGCATCTAGCGTAACATCTAGTTTCAGTTGAAATAAAGTAATATTTTAGGAACGTTTTTATCCTTACATTGATTTAGAGCTGAATAAAGATTACCCGTTGAATTATTGATTGATAAGATATTAAGCAACTTCAACTCAAGGGATTAACAAAGATTTTTAAAACATTTTGCCTCGTAAATAATAACTTTAAAATGCATTATGCCATTATGCAACATTCATGTTCTTGTTGTCGTAATCAACTGAAAATTATTCTATTAAGttcatatataaaattaaaccctcaataaataaattaagaCATATGGGCCGTCACGTGTATGTTCATCTTCTACCGTTTTAAGAAAGTAATAATTCTACTTATCAAAGCAATTAGATGTGTGAAATTAAAGCATGCAAATACATTTCATCTTTTGACTTCGGATCCCAAGTTTTCTATATGCAATGAGCAGATAAATCACATTATATGGAAGCAAACACTAAACTAATCATTATAAATTTAGTTAATGTAGAATTGTAGATTATAAGCACACaataataatctttttttttcttttttttttttggttatatgAACTTGAACCATTCCTAGTGACTTCAGCTAGCGATTCTTAATTTCTTATTGATAAAttgttttgaaaaatgttttagaAGGATTAATTTAACATATATTTAGAACTATGAAAATCTCTCATGCAATGCAAGATAAAATAGAGGCAatagttttgaacttttgaagttttataaaatcaaacaatgccttttaaataaaagtttaattttgatgtattgacaATATAAAACGTTTTACACATGCAATCACATCTATTTTTTTAGATGACGTTATATAATTAAAtgtacgtataaaattattttagattGACAGtgcttcaaaattaaattttttaaataaataaaataaacaaatacttTAGCCGTCACTTGTATGTTCATCTTCCACCATCGTTATTTCAAGAAAATGATTTATACCCATAATATTAATTCTACTTATCAAAGCAATTACATGTGTGAAATTAAAGcattcaaatttcaccttttgACTTAGCATTATATGAATGCAAATTAAACCCTAAattaatatgtatgtatatatacatgTGCCCTTCTAAGGTTTTCCTCTAAAAAATTATAAGCCCAAACACCAATTATAccttaaaaacattttttt from Arachis hypogaea cultivar Tifrunner chromosome 10, arahy.Tifrunner.gnm2.J5K5, whole genome shotgun sequence includes:
- the LOC112716907 gene encoding uncharacterized protein, whose translation is MHSHNPLRRSLSLLLSPLKQKLIPTFSFSLLHHHHRFSSSWLSLRGNPLIKWPTLPLPQPPPNPKPQSSEPQPQSNFSPRDFSAIADIFADTSVSPGSLLHAELDCSGIQPASELLLAVFDRFGSSPKLLHSLFLWAEKQPGFRPNSKLLDAVVNALAKSREFDSAWTLILRYIDDGKDEPEALVSVSTFAIMIRRYARAGMVQPAIRTFEFARKHTSIIDSESELSLFEILLDSLCKEGSVRTAYEYLCLRKKINQGWVPSIRAYNIVLNGWFRSRKLKHAERLWEEMKKENVRPTVVTYGTLIEGYCRMRRIERALEMVDDMIKEGIAPNAIVYNPIIDALGEAGRFKEALGMMERFHVLEIGPTESTYNSLVKGFCKAGDLVGASKILKMMISRGFLPSSTTYNYFFRHFSRCRKIEEGMNLYTKIIQSGYTPDRLTYHLLVKMLCEEERLDLAVQVSKEMRHKGLDMDLATSTMLVHLLCKMHKLEEAFAEFEDMMRRGIVPQYLTFQRLNAELKKRGMTEVAQKLCNLMSSIPHSTNLPNTYSKDNDDARARRNSIIQKAQAFSDMLKNCNDPRELQQYKCSSENDVSSANRLIEDIERKIGAEGTSSVI
- the LOC112716909 gene encoding protein WHAT'S THIS FACTOR 9, mitochondrial-like; translated protein: MDIHKCLINRVDIVHRIARLLMLAGMGKLPLYVIEKLKWDLGLPHDYVKTLLADYPDYFDVCSIEDPLSGKEMLALELVFWRKELSVSDLEKRAMSLDYCGDKRRHDIAFPMFFPKGFDLEKRVKTWVENWQKLPYISPYEDAFHLDLSSDLAEKWIVSILHELLCLLVSKKTERGNLLCMESVWGWTQDLRRLWFITLAYFTFPIRLGLRHCP